One window of the Zea mays cultivar B73 chromosome 3, Zm-B73-REFERENCE-NAM-5.0, whole genome shotgun sequence genome contains the following:
- the LOC103649690 gene encoding putative nuclease HARBI1 produces the protein MEPAIFRTTTNFLRRENLLRDTRGVTVEEQLGMIMYMISHNASNQMLQKAFQHSGETIHRKISEVFDIVPTLTQRFVKLPSSIQTHTKIATDYRFMPFFQNCIGAIDGTHIPITIAEHRAPPYRNRKGTLSHNVMVAYDFDLNFTFVSCGWEGSASDAGVLRSAISKGFSVLEGKFYLVDGGYANTSSFIAPYRGVRYHLNEFRRRRSSQSGYANYRELFNHRHAILHNHIERAIGVLKKRFPILKVGTFHPIENQIKIVAATVAFHNIIRGQNGDERWLDNQLDYISPSQYVDVPEGDINYVNDTESSDGSALRDQIALQMWAAYNS, from the exons ATGGAGCCAGCAATATTCAGAACCACAACAAATTTTCTTAGAAGAGAGAATTTACTACGAGACACACGAGGAGTTACCGTTGAGGAGCAGCTTGGGATGATCATGTACATGATCTCCCATAATGCTAGTAACCAAATGCTACAGAAGGCTTTTCAACATAGTGGAGAGACTATCCATAGAAAAATATCTGAAGTATTTGATATTGTTCCCACACTAACTCAGCGTTTTGTGAAGCTTCCTAGCTCTATCCAAACTCACACCAAAATTGCAACAGATTATAGGTTCATGCCATTTTTTCAG AACTGCATTGGTGCAATTGACGGCACACATATACCCATCACCATAGCAGAACATAGGGCTCCTCCATATAGAAACAGGAAAGGAACTCTTTCACACAATGTTATGGTAGCCTACGACTTTGACCTTAATTTCACATTTGTTTCATGTGGATGGGAGGGGTCAGCCTCAGATGCAGGGGTGCTTCGATCTGCTATTAGCAAAGGATTTAGTGTGCTAGAAGGAAAGTTTTATCTAGTAGATGGTGGTTATGCAAATACATCATCCTTCATTGCACCATATAGAGGGGTTCGATACCATCTCAATGAGTTTAGGAGGCGTCGTTCATCACAAAGTGGTTATGCGAACTACAGAGAGTTGTTCAACCACCGCCATGCAATTCTCCATAACCATATAGAGAGGGCCATCGGTGTTCTAAAGAAAAGGTTCCCGATTCTAAAAGTAGGCACATTTCATCCCATAGAGAACCAAATTAAGATCGTAGCTGCAACTGTTGCATTTCACAACATAATTAGAGGGCAAAATGGAGACGAAAGATGGCTTGACAACCAACTAGATTACATCTCTCCAAGCCAATATGTTGATGTTCCAGAGGGAGATATCAACTATGTCAATGACACAGAATCAAGTGATGGAAGTGCTCTAAGAGATCAGATCGCACTTCAGATGTGGGCTGCCTACAATAGCTAG